The DNA region CTCTTCAATGTAGCCATCAATCAGCCTATTATCTTTGGGATAACAATAAGCAGACATATTTAAGACCTTCATAAGAAGCTATaacaaactataaaaaattgcagTGGATGAATAAAAAGACATGTTCCTTTTTACTTgatctttaaaaatatgtatcagGTAATTCGGAAGCATTTGATAAGGTACACACATTTTGTGTTTGTCTGATTTGCACTTGTGTGAGCTTGTGTGTGAGACACAACTCACCCTGAaccaaaaatttgtattggtaAAACTTTTAGCAAATACAAATTATCTACCAAAGTTAAACGTTTTTTGTTTACCTCACAAACATAAATAGAACTAGTGAAAAATAGTAGAATGTTCTTTAAAAGGTAGTACTTTTTGGTGACAGactaaagcaaaaactttaataaaacaagATTCATAATGAAAACAAATCTTTTACTATCTTAAAATctacttaaaaaatgtaaaatttatacatataaccatacaatttattagatttttagttaataattaCTGAGACTCATCCATATTATCCCTAAAACTATCATGTTGTTGGTAAGACATATTTGGATTTGTGTGTTGACTCAAATCTAACTGCAGATGTTCTACCGGAGGTAAGTTTTCTATATCTAATTGCTGTATACTTGCAAGATTAGCTATTGTAGCAACATTCTGAAAACAATAGATTAAAATTAGTTTGCTACTTTCAGCCAATCATgctttacttatttaaaaaaaataacagtcactaataaactatttaacaaaGAGAACACATTCTTGTAGCTATTTTAGGTTTACATTTTGATATCCATAAATTTAAACCGTTATTAAAACTGAAAATCCTTACAAGATTATGAAAAAATTTCAACTTTCTGCACTTGCATAGTGGTAGAAGAGAACATCGTCACATTAAACCATTTTAAACTTAATCCTATAGTATCGGAAAGTCGTGTCACGAATATGTCTTATTTTGTAGATTAGCCAAGAATTGTGCCCTTTGCCAATAATAAGTAATACTTTTAGCTACATTTCTATTAAATGGGTGCTTACTTGTTTGATATTTACTTCAAAGTCACTGCCTGGATtagtgaaatttttaattttttggactTCTAATGatctgtaaaaatataatatgatatgacAACTATTTTTTATAGCTGATTTAAATTACTACAAATTATCTAGCAAAATTATTTGCTTtcggtataaataaataatattaaagtttacaTTAGCCTCAAAAGTTGATTTGCCGTTATTAGTTCATTTTGTAAATCTAGTTGTAACTGCTGAACATTTCCGGCTGTTGACATGGtcgtaaaaattaaacaaaatagaattaaacaataatcacgttttttatagtttctaatatttaaatttcagttACTAAAATACTAACTTTCAAATTGAAATCAAACAAGAAACAAATCATTTGTCACAAATACAGATAGTCACTATGCAATTATGCATGGTAATCTCAAATCGAtaataaatcgattttttaaatcgatatgttGTACTGACTCGATTCAGTGAATCGATATTTCACCCTTGAAATAGTTGGACCACCGCGTATaaatcttataattttattatctctGGTTTCCTGTTAAAACGTAAATTGTTGTcaatgtcagttgtcaatttTCTTTGTCAGAGGTGAAAATGGAGGAAGGTATATCTGTGAAAAACGAAGGAAAGAGTATTGATATTAAACAAGAAAACGAGGAAAATGTTGACAACTTCAAATATGACTTTGAATCTGCAAGTCAAGATAGCAGCAAGAGTGGAAGTGGAGGATACCAACGATGGGCGCCTAATTTAAACGGAGTCAGAAAGAGTGCATTTACACCTTATAAGTCTGTTCAGTGCACGGCGTTGACCAATTTACAAAGAGGTGATCCTTTTTTATAGCAAACTAATGTTAGATACATTAAGTATTCTATCGATTATCCTTTGTGAGGACTCGAATAGTTTTAAAGAGTTCAAGGTCGCATTTTTAGGTAATACGCAGGCGCCAGTCCCCGAATTGCCCCAGCCCGACTGTAGCTTTCACGCAAAGGCTGGTCGCGGAGAAGTTACTCGTGAGGACGTGAAACTGGAGCAGTATGTCGATATTACGGACGAACACGGTCTCACGGCGCTGCACTGGGCAGCAAGTTATGGACAGTTAAACAGCTGCCAGGACCTTGTTTGGTGAGAGTGGCATTTCATTGTTTGTTGAATACTAGGTCGTGAGGGTGTTGGTATGATAAGgcaatgttataaataatatataactgtaaatttaatattaattaaaaaaaaaatcaccttaatcatactcaatttttttttttaaattaattgttgagGAGTATTCCTTTGTTTCATATCAGTAATTTAACTGATTTGAAACAAAGGAACActtcaaaatgtttaaaaaatttttttattactttttaaatagcaacatgtaaataaagatattaatgtgcaaaacaaatacaaatatgttaTAACATTTAAGGAGTGGTGCCAATGTTAATGTAAGAGGTCCTGAAGGTGAAACTGCACTCCATCTTGCTGCTGCAGGAGGGCACCACGAGGTTgtgaaatttcttttaaatgaaGGAGCTGATGCTGATATTCAGGATGATGTAAGAATAGCTCTAATTTGTTCTGATAAAGTTAATACCTTTCAAATTTAAGTTAGTGTTTTgagaatataaaacaattttatatttttttctctgatagcaATGAAAGTACTAATAGAAAACGGactatatttaaattgatatcATTGTATTGTGCTATTATGGCTTACTTTTCAGTCCGGTAGTACTGCATTAATGTACGCAGCAGCTGCAGATTTTCCCTACACTTGCAATGAGCTCCTTATTAGAGGAGCCGATTTAACACTCACTAATGACTATGATCAAGATGCCTACACTCTGACCACAACCAATAATTGCAAACTGGGTAAATTTTTTGACGAATGTGTAATTTTGgtttatcatatttaattctattttattttttgttaactatattaatattttacagctCAAACTGTGATAGAAAACTTTTTGATTGGCTGCCTCAGCAAGATGTGAAGTATTTTACCCATTCATGTTCAGTTGCCTCGGACAACCAACACAATGGATTCATTTGCATACagcaattaaaatgaaaatacagggatttagtttataatataaaatgtatttaatatatattttaagttcaaCTTATACAAAACGTGATGTGATGTGACTCAATAGACAGACAATATATGAATTAAACCttaattgttgttatttattccCCTTTACcttaacatatacatatatcatatttaatatgattttaacATTGTGTATAAACTTCGAAAATATACTTTGTATAAACCTTAACTTCTAAATCTcaacaattgtatatttattcCATCATATTAACATGacccaaaataattaaaagccatttttgttttcaatgtaTTGGTAATGTATAAACATTTTCCAATAACGAATGcctgatttttaaaaagaattaaagtTTAGATTCCGTTAGCCAGTTGAAAGTTTGAGGTTTTCTGCTAGCCTGTGGACTTATTAGAATATTTATGATACTAGGTCTATCGGTCACTGCAATGGCAGCCTTCACTGCACTTTCAATCTCTTCCACAGTGCGACAGATATGACCGGAGACACCAAACATTTCCATCATTTTTTCATACCTTACTTCACTTGATAAGGCAGTTGGTGGTGtactgaaattaataaattaaatattaaaaatcgaatagttaattattagatttcgaaaagtaaaaaaataaaaatgaatgtttatttatatacagagacaaaataatattactgatacattttataaatcacaTAAAGGGTTTTTGTACATTAGATAATATTTACTTTGACATCcctctggtgtagtagtgctTTCACTGTGTGGGCGCTCACACATAGGTGATTGACAAAGGTTgtctgtcctcgtgggtctcgccatcgtgccttggagagtacgttaagcagttggtcccagttgtt from Melitaea cinxia chromosome 15, ilMelCinx1.1, whole genome shotgun sequence includes:
- the LOC123660122 gene encoding uncharacterized protein LOC123660122 — protein: MSTAGNVQQLQLDLQNELITANQLLRLISLEVQKIKNFTNPGSDFEVNIKQNVATIANLASIQQLDIENLPPVEHLQLDLSQHTNPNMSYQQHDSFRDNMDESQ
- the LOC123660707 gene encoding DNA-binding protein RFXANK-like — encoded protein: MEEGISVKNEGKSIDIKQENEENVDNFKYDFESASQDSSKSGSGGYQRWAPNLNGVRKSAFTPYKSVQCTALTNLQRGNTQAPVPELPQPDCSFHAKAGRGEVTREDVKLEQYVDITDEHGLTALHWAASYGQLNSCQDLVWSGANVNVRGPEGETALHLAAAGGHHEVVKFLLNEGADADIQDDSGSTALMYAAAADFPYTCNELLIRGADLTLTNDYDQDAYTLTTTNNCKLAQTVIENFLIGCLSKM